A window of Synergistaceae bacterium genomic DNA:
TTTGAGGATAGCCTGGAAGTACGGGTGGCGACTGTGGGGAGTGCTCTCCCCCAGATTGAGTGCAAAATCATAGATCCCGAAACAGGTGAAGATGCTCCGGACGAAACAATAGGAGAGTTTGTGGCTCGTGGATATAACATTATGAAGGGATACTATAAATTACCTGAAGCAACAGCTACTGCCATAGACAAAGATGGTTGGCTCCATACAGGAGACCTTGCCTGTCGCACAAAAGAGGGCAATTTCTGTATAACGGGACGACTGGGCGACATGATTATACGTGGAGGAGAAAATATTTATCCGAAGGAGCTAGAGGAGTTTCTTTATACCCATCCAAAGGTAAAAGATGTCCAAGTTATTGGCGTTCCAGATAAAATCTACGGAGAAGAAATAGCAGCTTGTGTCATTCTAAAAGATGGAGTTGCCTGTACGGAAAAAGAAATTAAAGACTACTTCTTAGCAAATATGTCTAGACATAAATGTCCTAGATACGTTGATTTTACAGAGGAATTTCCCATGAACGTAGCTGGAAAAATTTTAAAATATAAAATGAGAGAAGAAGCAGTAAAAAAATTCGGATTACAAGATGCCCTTAAATAAAAACTTATGAAACTCTCGAATAAAATTAGGTATTCCCTGCAGACTCCCTAAGTACAATTCTTATATAATATTGAGACATTGCCGGAAGGAGATATCTATTTATGAAACGCTGTTTTCTACTCTTAATAGTCTTATTAGTTTTAACTGCGGCCTCTTTATCATTCGCTTCTAACGCTGTTCCTGAATTCAGCGCTGTTTATGTTGAAAAGGAAGGCGAAAGTGTTGAAACGGGCAATATATATGTGTCGGACACAATGACTCGTTATGACAAAGATAATGGAAGAGAAATATTAGTAATAAGATATGACAAAAAGGTAATGTGGACAATATACCCCAAGATTAGATGTTATATAGAGGACGATTACCCAATGTCAGCTCCAGTGGCACATTTAGATGGCCCCAAAGAAGGACAATTCGGAGATTTGACTCGGGAGTTTATCGGGCATGAAGAAGTCGACACATATAGAATGAAAAAATATCTTGTCAGCATATTACTTAAGGGAGACCCCGAAAATAAATACGAGTACTACGAGTGGTACAGAGATAATTTCCCTCTTCCTGTTAAAACCGCAGCTGTTTACGGGAACTCTTCTTACGAATTTACGAAGATTAAGCTAGGGAAACCCTCTATTGAACTTTTTATGCAACCAAAGGGCTATAAGAAAATCACTCATGATGAGATAAAAATAATGGAACTTGAAAAAAAAATAAAAAGTAAGTAATTACAATATATTTTCTATTATAAAACGCAGGGGACTCTTTGTTTTCTGCGTTTTATATTTTTGTACTACGAAGAGCTTGTATCGTTACTTATATCACACCTTTTGCATATAAGTTGACAAAGACATTCTACAGCTTTAATCTACACTAAGTTGCTATTTATTCTGAACACAACAAGAAACCACTAAATAAAATTATAAAGATTTAAAACTTCAAAGAGGAGACTCGAAATGAGCCAGCTAAGGATATATTTGGACAATTCCGCAACCACACAAGTTGACACGGAAGTATTGAATGCCATGCTCCCGCTTTTTTGCGATGCCTATGGCAATCCTAATAGCTTGCATAAATTTGGACGAGATGCACATAAGCTCGTAGAGATAGCTCGCGGACAGGTTGCGAGTCTCATAAATGCTGATCCAGAAGAGATTATCTTTACAGGCAGCGGAAGTGAAGCAGATAACTTGGCAATAAAAGGCACTGCCTTTGCTTTAAGTAAGAAAGGCAAACATATAATAACAAGTGCAATAGAACATCATGCACTCTTGAACTCTTTAAACTGGTTACAAGAAATAGGTTTTGATTACACCATTTTGCCTGTCAACAGGCAAGGAATAGTAGATCCGAAAGAACTTAAAAAAGCTATTAAGCCCGATACGATTCTTGCTTCGGTCATGTATGGGAATAATGAAATTGGCACAATAGAACCGATAGCAGAACTTGGAGCTATTTGTAGAGAAAAAGGAGTGCTATTCCATACAGACCCCGTTCAAGCAGCGGGCCATGTAAAAATTGACGTTAAGAAAATTCCCGTAGACTTAATGTCAATGGCTGCTCATAAAATGTACGGGCCTAAAGGGATTGGAGCCCTCTTTCTTCGCAAAGGATTGGAACTCACTCCCATCATCCATGGTGGAGGGCAAGAATCCGGAAAAAGAGCAGGCACGGAGAATACTCCTGCTATTGTAGGTTTTGGAGCGGCAGCAGAAAAAGCTGTGTTTAGACTTTCAGACGGAACTACAGAAAAGATAAAAAAGTTGCGCGACAAACTTATTAATGGACTCTTGGAAAAAATACCGGAAATAGAGCTAACTGGACACAGAGAAAAAAGATTGCCATTTCACGCAAGTTTTTGTGTTAAATATATAGAAGGAGAGAGCATGTTGCTACTACTTGACTCTGAAGGAATCGCCGCATCTAGCGCCTCTGCATGTTCGGCCGGCAATTTTGAGCCAAGTCATGTTCTTTTGGCATGTGGATATGACCACATAAGTGCACACGGATCACTGCGTTTCACCCTTAGTTGCAACACTACGGACGAAGACATTGACCGTCTACTTTTGAAATTTCCTCCTATTGTAGAGAAACTTCGAGCCATATCTCCTTTTTATAGCAGCAAATAAAAATATAGCAGGAGAAAAAACCATGTATAACGAAAAAGTTGTAGACTATTTTATGAACCCTCGCAACTCAGGAAAGATGACAGACGCAAATGCGATAGGAGAAGCTGGTAATGCCGTATGTGGAGACACAATAAAAATTTATCTTAAAGTCAGTGATGAACATATCATAGAAGATATACGCTTTGAAACTTTTGGTTGCGCTGCTGCTATTGCAACCAGTTCCATGATTACTGAAATGGTGAAAGGTAAATCCTTAAGTGAGGCATTAAAAATCAAGGATATGGATGTTGTAAAAGAGCTTAACGGGTTACCACCAGCTAAAGAACACTGTTCCTTACTTGCACAGGAAGGTATCAAAGAAGCTGTATTGGACTACTTTAGAAGAAGAGGAGAACAAATCCCTAAGGGGTTGTTTTCTTAGAAAGATAGCGATGCCACGAAAACTAATAACAATTTAAAAACATAATGGAAAGAGGCCTTCTGTATAAAATGAAATCCGCACAAAAAAAAGAAAATACAAAAGGGAAAATACTTGCTGTCTGCTCTGCTCCGAAAAAAGGCATGATAAAAACTAATATAAACGAAGGTATTTTGATAGAGGGGAAAGGGCTAAAGGGAGACGCTCACTTCGGCTTCGCACACCGGCAAATAAGCATTATTGCAATTGAAGATATTGCCACAATGATTGAAAAAATGCCATCTTTAAAACCTGGAGATTTCGCAGAAAACCTTACCACTGAAAATATTAAACTTTCCCTGCTTAAACTAAAAGATATTCTTAGTGTCGGAGATGCTTTGCTTGAAGTATCTCAAATAGGCAAAGAATGTCATTATGATTGTGAAGTATTCAAACAAATAGGTGAGTGTATCATGCCACAAAAAGGCATTTTTACTAGAGTAATAAAAGGTGGAAAAGTTAGAGTTGGGGATACTATTGAAATAAAAAACAGAAGGACAGAAACTGGTTCATAAATAACAAGATTTTATCTTTATAAGGAGAATCTAAATGGGAAACACAAAAATCTGTGGCCATAATCATGGAAGTAATAAAAATGCCGATGAACACTCGGGTTGTGGATGCTGTTCTTCTAATCAAATAGCAGATATTTTCGATGAGATTGAAGAAGAGAAGCGTTCGGACATAAAAAAATTCAATAAGGAAATACGCTTTCTCATCATTACTGGGATTCTATTTGCACTTTGTCTTGTTATAGAAG
This region includes:
- a CDS encoding AMP-binding protein; translated protein: FHCFGMVLAMTAAMTHGTSQMPLPYFSTKSSLACINQERITCFHGVPTMFIAMMEHEDFPKTDFSYMRTGIMAGSPCPISKMRDVVEKINMKEVTIVYGQTEASPGCTMSSFEDSLEVRVATVGSALPQIECKIIDPETGEDAPDETIGEFVARGYNIMKGYYKLPEATATAIDKDGWLHTGDLACRTKEGNFCITGRLGDMIIRGGENIYPKELEEFLYTHPKVKDVQVIGVPDKIYGEEIAACVILKDGVACTEKEIKDYFLANMSRHKCPRYVDFTEEFPMNVAGKILKYKMREEAVKKFGLQDALK
- the nifS gene encoding cysteine desulfurase NifS, with product MSQLRIYLDNSATTQVDTEVLNAMLPLFCDAYGNPNSLHKFGRDAHKLVEIARGQVASLINADPEEIIFTGSGSEADNLAIKGTAFALSKKGKHIITSAIEHHALLNSLNWLQEIGFDYTILPVNRQGIVDPKELKKAIKPDTILASVMYGNNEIGTIEPIAELGAICREKGVLFHTDPVQAAGHVKIDVKKIPVDLMSMAAHKMYGPKGIGALFLRKGLELTPIIHGGGQESGKRAGTENTPAIVGFGAAAEKAVFRLSDGTTEKIKKLRDKLINGLLEKIPEIELTGHREKRLPFHASFCVKYIEGESMLLLLDSEGIAASSASACSAGNFEPSHVLLACGYDHISAHGSLRFTLSCNTTDEDIDRLLLKFPPIVEKLRAISPFYSSK
- a CDS encoding iron-sulfur cluster assembly scaffold protein, encoding MYNEKVVDYFMNPRNSGKMTDANAIGEAGNAVCGDTIKIYLKVSDEHIIEDIRFETFGCAAAIATSSMITEMVKGKSLSEALKIKDMDVVKELNGLPPAKEHCSLLAQEGIKEAVLDYFRRRGEQIPKGLFS
- a CDS encoding MOSC domain-containing protein, coding for MKSAQKKENTKGKILAVCSAPKKGMIKTNINEGILIEGKGLKGDAHFGFAHRQISIIAIEDIATMIEKMPSLKPGDFAENLTTENIKLSLLKLKDILSVGDALLEVSQIGKECHYDCEVFKQIGECIMPQKGIFTRVIKGGKVRVGDTIEIKNRRTETGS